The window AGACGAAGTCGTGGTTCTCCTTCGGCAGCTTGTAGGACTTGCCCTCGACGCCCTGTTCGCCGGGACCCGACTGACCGAGCATCAACTCGAGGATTCCCATAGCTAGTACAGGTTCTGTGAGGCGAATAAGTGTTCCGCGGTCAGGGTATCGATACGCGCCGTCGGCTGCCGATCCGCGACCGCCTACGGGACACAGAGTGTTCCGATCGCCTACCAGTCGTCGCCGAGCGCTGCCTTCACGCCGCCGTACTCACTAGCCGTCGCCCACGTCCGCCCGCTCTCGACGTGTTCGACCGCGTAGGCGCCGCCGCAACTCCCACAGCGGTACTGCTCGGGCGCCTTCACCGGTTGCGAGGCGCGATGTCGCGTCGCTCGCCAGTCACAATCCTCGTCGCGACAGCGAAGGACGTACCGCGGCTCCGCGAACGCCCGACAGTGACGCGGCGCCTCGAGGTCGGCCGCCCGCTCGCGGAATCGCCGTCCGTGCCCGGACTCGCCGAACTGTTGGAACTCCCAGGCGTGGACGAGTTCGTGGCGGACGACCGCGGCGAACTCCGGCCACTCGTACTGCTCGTAGGCGCGCCGCGCGAGGACGATCGTCGCGACCTCCCGAGTCCGGTCCCAGCGACACGCCCCCGCGCGGCGGCGGGCCCGAGCCGAGACGTCCCACTCGAGGGCCTCGAGATCGACGGGCAATTCGTACTCGCCGTCACCACCCTCGCCGGCAACCTCGCGGGCGTGAATCCGCGCTCGGGCGACGATCTCGTCGTCGATCGTAAGCGACTCTCCGTCGGACGCGTCGGACACGGGCCGACGATGGACTGGCCACACCGAATTTCTTCCGATCGCAACCCGGTGTCGACCGGTTTATTTATGTTCCTGACACAACAACGTTCAAATATGTACGATTTAACGGGCTTCCAGCGGGACCTCCTGTACGTCATCGCCGGACAAGACGAGCCACACGGCCTCGCAATCAAGGAGGAACTCGAGGACTACTACGAATCGGAGATCCACCACGGTCGCCTGTATCCGAATCTCGACACGATCGTTGACAAGGGCCTCGTCGAGAAGGGGCAGGCGGACCGGCGAACGAACTTCTACACCCTCACCCGGCGCGGCCGGCGCGAGCTGGAAGCGCGACGCGACTGGGAACAGCAGTACGTCGCCGACCTCTTCGAAGACGACTGATCGCGGTCTCGAGTGGTCGACGAACGCGTTTGCATCTCGTCACCGTCAGTATCGACTGATCTACCAGCGTCTGCGATCGGTCACCGACTCCGACGCGCCGATTTCCGATGGGGTTCCGCTATCTACCGCAGTTCGGAAGCCTGTCGTCCCAGTCTCCGACTTTGTTAACAACTACTCGGCATTCAGTTGTTAATCTATAGCGAAGTACGGCGCGTTTACAACAGCGATGTTGATAAGATTCGGATCCTAAGCGACGCCAACGATGACCGATCACGAGTCGGCTCGAGCCCATCACGAGGACCACGCTCACGGGCACGGAGACGAGCACGCTGGCCACGACCACAGCCACGGCCACGGTCACGATCACGGCGCCTCGTCGACGAGCAGCCGCAAACTCGCCGTCGTCTCCGCGATCAACCTCCTCGGGTTCGTCGCGGAACTCGCGGGCGGGCTCCTGTTCGGGTCGGTCGCGCTCATCAGCGACGCGTTCCACATGCTGTTCGACGCGCTCGCGTACGTGATGGCCTTCGCTGCCGCCTACATCGCCGAATCCTACGGCGACGAGGGGCGTTGGTCGTACGGCCTCCACCGCCTCGAGCCGTTCGCCGCCTTCCTCAACGGCGTTCTCCTCCTCCCGATGGTCGGATTCATCCTCTGGGAGTCCTACCACCGTTTCCTCGAGCCCGTCGCGATCGGAACCGGACCGACGCTCCTCATCGCCACGGGCGGGCTCGCGGTCAACGTCGGTTCGATCTACGTGTTACACGGCGGCGAGATGAGCCTCAACGAGCGCGGCGCGTTCTACCACCTGCTGGGCGACGCCGGCGGGTCGGTCGCCGTCATCGTCTCGACGGTCGTCATCGAACTGACCGGGTTTCACCTCGTCGACCCGCTCACCGCCGGCCTCATCGCGGTCGTCGTGACGTGGTCCGCCGTGAACGTACTTCGTGGCAGCAGTGCGATCTTCCTCCATCGAACGCCGTTCGATCGAACAGCCGTTCGCGACGTGCTCGAGGGACTCGAGGGTGTAAC is drawn from Halopiger aswanensis and contains these coding sequences:
- a CDS encoding cation diffusion facilitator family transporter → MTDHESARAHHEDHAHGHGDEHAGHDHSHGHGHDHGASSTSSRKLAVVSAINLLGFVAELAGGLLFGSVALISDAFHMLFDALAYVMAFAAAYIAESYGDEGRWSYGLHRLEPFAAFLNGVLLLPMVGFILWESYHRFLEPVAIGTGPTLLIATGGLAVNVGSIYVLHGGEMSLNERGAFYHLLGDAGGSVAVIVSTVVIELTGFHLVDPLTAGLIAVVVTWSAVNVLRGSSAIFLHRTPFDRTAVRDVLEGLEGVTAVDDLHAWQVCSQITVATVHLETDAETMADAEAVTRRVHAELEAHDVDHATVELCPSYAARDVHLNAHCH
- a CDS encoding PadR family transcriptional regulator, translating into MYDLTGFQRDLLYVIAGQDEPHGLAIKEELEDYYESEIHHGRLYPNLDTIVDKGLVEKGQADRRTNFYTLTRRGRRELEARRDWEQQYVADLFEDD
- a CDS encoding SprT family zinc-dependent metalloprotease, which gives rise to MSDASDGESLTIDDEIVARARIHAREVAGEGGDGEYELPVDLEALEWDVSARARRRAGACRWDRTREVATIVLARRAYEQYEWPEFAAVVRHELVHAWEFQQFGESGHGRRFRERAADLEAPRHCRAFAEPRYVLRCRDEDCDWRATRHRASQPVKAPEQYRCGSCGGAYAVEHVESGRTWATASEYGGVKAALGDDW